The genomic segment GAATCTATTAGAGGGGCGCGTAGCGATTCTTGTAGATGGGACTCCTTTTGTTTTGACCGTGCCCTCTCTTTTTGTTGAGTTTTTCCATTCAGCGGAAGACTACTATCAGCGCTTTGATTTTAGTACGTTGATTCGTATGCTGCGATTCGCCTGTTTTTTAATCGCGTTGCTTGCTCCCTCTCTCTATATTGCCATTACGACCTTTCACCAAGAGATGCTCCCGACACAGCTGCTGATCAGCTTGGCGGCACAGCGAGAAGGAGTGCCATTTCCAGCCTTTGTTGAGGCGATCATGATGGAAGTGGCTTTTGAGATATTGCGAGAGGCTGGAATCCGCATGCCGCGTGCAGTAGGTCAAGCCATTTCTATCGTGGGAACACTGGTCATCGGACAAGCAGCGGTGGAAGCGGGGATTGTTTCGGCAGCGATGGTCATTGTGGTTTCGATTACGGCAATATCCAGCTTCATTTTCCCAGCGAGCAACATGTCGATTACCGTGAGAATTCTTCGTTTTCCCTTGATGGTACTGGCTGCTTCTTTTGGCATATACGGAATCATTGTTGGGATACTTGCGTTAGTGCTACATTTATGCAGTCTACGCTCGTTTGGCGTACCGTATATGGAATCGTTTGCTCCGTTTTCCTTGAAAGAGCAAAGAGACACGATCTTTCGCTTGCCTCGCTGGGCTTTGGACAAACGGCCTGAATCGATTACCAAAAACAATTTGCGCCGCCAATCCAGAGGGATAAAGCCATTACCACCGAAGAAGTAAGAGGCTTTCCACAGCATGTAAAGGAGTGGGCACCAGTGAAAGGGATAAAAGTTCTTCTCTGCATCGTGCTCGTTATTATCCTAGCTGGTTGTTGGGATCGAAAAGAACTGAACGATTTGGCGATTGCTGTCGGGATCGGTATTGATAAAGTGCAAGGAGGCTATCAAGTTTCGGTTCAAGTAGTAGACCCTGCCGAGGTCGCGGCCAACAAGGGGAAGCCTGGACGCTCGCCGGTTACTCTCTTTACGATGAACGCTCCGACGATTTTTGAGGCTGTGCGGAAAATGACCACGATCTCTCCACGGAAAATTTATATGGCGCACACGCGGATGCTCATATTTGGCGAGGAGGTCGCGAGAGAAGGGA from the Brevibacillus brevis genome contains:
- a CDS encoding spore germination protein, producing the protein MAQIGCSLDDNVHYIKESLGYSNDIVIREVILNSLKPVRGAVLYTDGMVDSYLVQAVLIDSLLYKMRLKEWEGIHEDEFVPFLKESVLTVGDMGDVFDFPTLFTALLSGCVIILVDGCSQGIHIGLQEWKDRGVTEPSSQTVIRGPRESFTETLRTNITLLRRRISSEKLWIEINRIGKETKTEVAVVYMKGIVEEDVVEEVRNRLDRISIDGIMESGMIEELIQDEAYTPFPTISNSERPDVVAANLLEGRVAILVDGTPFVLTVPSLFVEFFHSAEDYYQRFDFSTLIRMLRFACFLIALLAPSLYIAITTFHQEMLPTQLLISLAAQREGVPFPAFVEAIMMEVAFEILREAGIRMPRAVGQAISIVGTLVIGQAAVEAGIVSAAMVIVVSITAISSFIFPASNMSITVRILRFPLMVLAASFGIYGIIVGILALVLHLCSLRSFGVPYMESFAPFSLKEQRDTIFRLPRWALDKRPESITKNNLRRQSRGIKPLPPKK